A region from the Gemmatimonadota bacterium genome encodes:
- a CDS encoding cytochrome C oxidase subunit II, whose amino-acid sequence MPQNMVAQISDYAGSIDNVILIILLLTGFWFLVAEGMFFWLIFKFKAKDGVKSQYITGKEKHLKRWITIPHGLVLLCDVVIVVAAVRVWYNVKQNLPEADATVRVIGQQWAWVFQHPGADNELDTPDDIWTTDELHIQNGLTYHYQLQSRDVLHDFSVPVFRLKQDAVPGRTITGWFRTTETGTHDIQCAEICGIGHGVMGGRIFIEDATQHAAWVAANTPVNSQ is encoded by the coding sequence ATGCCCCAGAACATGGTTGCCCAGATCTCCGACTACGCGGGATCGATCGACAACGTCATCCTGATCATCCTCCTCTTGACCGGCTTCTGGTTCCTGGTCGCCGAGGGGATGTTCTTCTGGCTGATCTTCAAGTTCAAAGCCAAGGACGGGGTCAAGAGCCAGTACATCACGGGGAAGGAGAAACACCTCAAGCGCTGGATCACGATCCCACACGGACTGGTGCTGCTGTGCGACGTCGTGATCGTGGTGGCAGCGGTGCGGGTCTGGTACAACGTCAAGCAGAACCTCCCCGAGGCCGATGCCACCGTCCGGGTGATCGGACAACAGTGGGCCTGGGTCTTCCAACATCCCGGCGCCGACAACGAGCTCGACACGCCCGATGACATCTGGACCACGGACGAGCTCCACATCCAGAACGGGCTGACCTACCACTACCAGCTCCAGTCCCGCGACGTGCTGCACGACTTCTCGGTTCCGGTCTTCCGCCTCAAGCAGGATGCCGTGCCGGGCCGCACCATCACGGGGTGGTTCCGGACCACCGAGACGGGAACCCACGACATCCAGTGCGCCGAGATCTGCGGAATCGGCCACGGCGTGATGGGTGGACGGATCTTCATCGAAGACGCGACCCAGCATGCCGCCTGGGTCGCTGCGAACACACCCGTGAACTCGCAGTAG
- a CDS encoding cbb3-type cytochrome c oxidase subunit I produces MAQVAATDVHGHDAHAHEHHGPQGILKYIWSTDHKIIAMQYLFTGMAMGVIGGLMAYVFRMQLAFPGLPVPGFGVVSPGEYNALVTNHGSIMIFWVAMPVLIAAFGNFLIPLMIGADDMVFPRINRLSYQVFLVSALLLLASLFVEGGGFGGAWTSYPPLSANAEYSLTKLGSSLWLTAVALEFVAFLLGGINFITTLMNSRAPGMKAYDIPMVVWMIVIASILFMLSVGPLIAGAVMLLFDQTIGTGFYDPARGGDPILWQHLFWFFGHPEVYVVLLPAIGIVIDIVATFARKKLFGYKIMLYTAVATGVLSFFVWAHHQFIAGIDPRMANIFTVTTLLISVPIAELLFVMIATLYGGSITLNTPMLWALAFIAEFLIGGVTGIFLGASGSDIYLHDTYFVLAHFHYTFFPIAIIGTFAALSYWFPKMFGRMMNDTLGKIHFWGTIIPFNFIFIPLFVLGLGGQHRRIYNFQNFPELAAMQPLRITATVALIVMLLFQLVFFYNLFHSIRKGPKAPKNPWKSNTLEWTAESPPPHGNWPPDQMPRVYRGPYEYGHPDRSEDYWPQNLPA; encoded by the coding sequence ATGGCTCAGGTCGCCGCCACCGACGTCCACGGTCACGACGCGCACGCGCACGAGCACCACGGACCGCAGGGCATTCTCAAGTACATCTGGTCCACCGACCACAAGATCATCGCCATGCAGTACCTCTTCACGGGGATGGCGATGGGCGTGATCGGCGGGCTGATGGCCTACGTCTTCCGCATGCAGCTCGCCTTCCCCGGCCTTCCCGTGCCGGGCTTCGGCGTGGTGTCTCCCGGGGAATACAATGCCCTGGTCACCAACCACGGCTCGATCATGATCTTCTGGGTGGCGATGCCGGTGTTGATCGCCGCCTTCGGGAACTTCCTGATTCCGTTGATGATCGGCGCGGACGACATGGTGTTCCCGCGCATCAACCGCCTCTCCTATCAGGTCTTCCTGGTCAGCGCCCTCCTCCTGCTGGCCTCGTTGTTCGTCGAGGGCGGTGGGTTCGGAGGGGCCTGGACCTCGTATCCCCCGCTCTCGGCCAACGCGGAGTACAGCTTGACCAAGCTGGGGTCGAGCCTGTGGCTCACCGCGGTGGCTCTGGAGTTCGTGGCCTTCCTGCTGGGCGGCATCAACTTCATCACCACGCTGATGAACTCCCGTGCCCCGGGCATGAAGGCCTATGACATCCCCATGGTCGTGTGGATGATCGTGATCGCCAGCATCCTGTTCATGCTGTCGGTCGGACCCCTGATCGCCGGCGCAGTGATGCTGCTGTTCGATCAGACCATCGGCACCGGCTTCTACGATCCGGCCCGGGGCGGCGACCCGATCCTGTGGCAGCACCTCTTCTGGTTCTTCGGGCATCCCGAGGTCTACGTGGTGCTGCTGCCCGCCATCGGCATCGTCATCGACATCGTGGCCACCTTCGCCCGCAAGAAGCTGTTCGGCTACAAGATCATGCTGTACACGGCGGTCGCCACCGGCGTGCTGAGCTTCTTCGTCTGGGCTCACCACCAGTTCATCGCCGGCATCGATCCCCGCATGGCCAACATCTTCACGGTCACCACGCTGCTGATCTCGGTGCCCATCGCCGAGTTGCTATTCGTGATGATCGCGACCCTGTACGGCGGATCCATCACGCTGAATACCCCGATGCTGTGGGCCCTGGCTTTCATCGCCGAGTTCCTGATCGGCGGCGTGACCGGGATCTTCCTGGGGGCGAGCGGCTCGGACATCTACCTGCACGACACCTACTTCGTGCTGGCCCACTTCCACTACACGTTCTTCCCGATCGCCATCATCGGCACCTTCGCGGCGCTCAGCTATTGGTTCCCGAAGATGTTCGGCCGCATGATGAACGACACCCTGGGCAAGATCCACTTCTGGGGCACCATCATCCCCTTCAACTTCATCTTCATCCCGCTGTTCGTGCTGGGCTTGGGCGGTCAGCACCGGCGCATCTACAACTTCCAGAACTTCCCCGAGCTGGCGGCCATGCAGCCGCTGCGGATCACGGCCACCGTGGCTTTGATCGTGATGTTGCTCTTCCAGCTGGTGTTCTTCTACAACCTCTTCCACAGCATTCGGAAGGGTCCGAAGGCGCCCAAGAACCCCTGGAAGTCCAACACGTTGGAGTGGACGGCCGAGTCACCGCCGCCGCACGGCAACTGGCCGCCGGATCAGATGCCGCGCGTGTACCGGGGCCCCTACGAGTACGGGCACCCGGACCGTTCCGAGGACTACTGGCCGCAGAACCTTCCTGCCTGA
- a CDS encoding cytochrome c oxidase subunit 3 produces the protein MKPIATTRYATGIPTGRLAIWWVLASEVVIFGGLLASYLMFRIGHPEWANAAAVTNTWIGAFNTFVLLTSSFTAVLAHQAAEKGEGPKAARFLMFTILGALTFIGVKSFEWYTEISHGYTITANGFWSFYYTAAGLHALHVIAGAVVMAFVARDAARNRELQRVELIGIYWHFVDVVWIFLFPLLYIAK, from the coding sequence GTGAAGCCTATCGCCACCACTCGATACGCAACGGGAATCCCCACAGGCCGCCTGGCCATCTGGTGGGTCCTCGCCTCCGAGGTCGTGATCTTCGGCGGCCTGCTGGCCTCCTACCTGATGTTCCGCATCGGACACCCGGAGTGGGCCAACGCCGCCGCCGTGACCAACACGTGGATCGGCGCGTTCAACACGTTCGTGCTGCTGACCTCCAGCTTCACGGCGGTGCTGGCCCACCAGGCCGCGGAGAAGGGCGAGGGGCCCAAGGCGGCGCGCTTCTTGATGTTCACCATTCTGGGGGCTCTCACCTTCATCGGGGTGAAGAGCTTCGAGTGGTATACCGAGATCAGCCACGGCTACACCATCACGGCCAACGGTTTCTGGAGCTTCTACTACACGGCCGCGGGGCTGCACGCGCTGCACGTGATCGCGGGCGCTGTGGTCATGGCCTTCGTGGCTCGGGACGCGGCCAGGAATCGCGAGCTGCAACGCGTGGAGCTGATCGGGATCTATTGGCACTTCGTCGATGTGGTCTGGATCTTCCTCTTCCCTCTCCTGTACATCGCGAAGTAG
- a CDS encoding cytochrome C oxidase subunit IV family protein — MSEHAEHHINYTRIYFTLLILLVVSVAGPFLGIFWVTLITAFGIALVKANLVIQNFMHLRTERRIMKWVLAASLMLMFLMFFAVAPDVMRHTGTNWENEAAQAATERGIPLEGEHGAAAGEQH, encoded by the coding sequence ATGAGCGAGCACGCCGAGCACCACATCAACTACACCCGCATCTACTTCACGCTGCTGATCCTCCTGGTGGTCAGCGTGGCGGGCCCCTTCCTGGGGATCTTCTGGGTCACCTTGATCACGGCCTTCGGCATCGCCTTGGTCAAAGCGAACCTGGTGATCCAGAACTTCATGCACCTCCGTACGGAGCGGCGCATCATGAAGTGGGTGCTGGCCGCGTCCCTGATGCTGATGTTCCTGATGTTCTTTGCGGTGGCGCCGGACGTGATGCGCCACACCGGCACCAACTGGGAGAACGAGGCCGCCCAGGCCGCCACCGAGCGGGGCATCCCGCTCGAGGGCGAGCATGGCGCAGCGGCGGGCGAACAGCACTAG
- a CDS encoding heme-copper oxidase subunit III, with protein sequence MSNATLTMERPEAQQRPKLVPDSVMGMLLFVFTEIMMFSGLISAHVIVKSRAVGQLWPPLGQPRLPFEETAINTAALLVSGLVLGFAHFAYKKQPRQALVPLAISALLGLFFVGFQGAEWVGLIREGLTMTAHPYGAFFYLIVGAHALHAVAAILCLVWAFSRLRRGRLRMDHFATVQIFWYFVVVLWPFLYFQVYL encoded by the coding sequence ATGAGCAACGCCACTCTCACGATGGAGCGCCCGGAGGCGCAGCAGCGGCCCAAGCTGGTGCCCGACTCCGTCATGGGCATGCTGCTCTTCGTGTTCACGGAGATCATGATGTTCTCCGGGTTGATCTCCGCCCACGTGATCGTGAAGTCACGCGCGGTCGGACAGCTCTGGCCTCCGCTGGGTCAGCCTCGCCTTCCCTTCGAGGAAACCGCCATCAACACGGCCGCGCTCCTCGTTTCGGGCCTGGTGTTGGGATTCGCGCATTTCGCCTACAAGAAGCAGCCGCGGCAGGCGCTGGTGCCTCTCGCCATCTCGGCGTTGCTCGGCCTCTTCTTCGTGGGCTTCCAGGGCGCGGAGTGGGTGGGGCTCATCCGGGAGGGCCTGACCATGACCGCCCACCCCTATGGCGCGTTCTTCTACCTCATCGTGGGAGCGCACGCCCTGCATGCCGTGGCCGCCATCCTCTGCCTGGTCTGGGCGTTCTCCCGGCTGCGGCGGGGACGCCTTCGCATGGACCACTTCGCTACGGTCCAGATCTTCTGGTACTTCGTGGTGGTTTTGTGGCCGTTCCTGTACTTTCAGGTCTATCTATGA
- a CDS encoding ankyrin repeat domain-containing protein, giving the protein MRPLGGTANLTRTVGLLGLAVLLLGLSGLETPVADAAQRGDLDAVKELLRAGADVNAAQGDGMTALHWAAERGDVSLAEVLLYAGADVDAGTRIGHYRPLHLAAQSGDADMLRMLLAARADPEAATSNSGARPLHLAAASGSAAAVQVLIDAGAGIDARESAWGQTPLIFAAAAGRVEVIRALLKAGADPGLAAWSVDTAEQEAADRAAERRLQQVLAEFKEREGGGPGWQPTPRQVQAAIDVYREVQRRWPDVPDPAEEERQKAEAQKKTESEDAQEEGSAAPDSVAAADSVASPPGQRPESDDASAEDSAAAVRADSAKAEEPKPLTYGQLVHGWGGLTPLLHAVRQGHTDAVLALLEGGADINQPSEGDHTSPLLMAAINGQFDLSLLLLGRGADPNLASTAGATPLFAVLERTWAPRASYAHPVEHQQQRVTHLDVMKALLDAGADPNARLTTHLWYMEYTFSVLGGSGINLQGATPFWRAAYALDVDAMRLLKSYGADPDIPTTKPPERRRRAQDEEEKPAEEGESADSTMAGGVAVDADDASARADSAAAAVESSEGGAPLKANAEGESAHEEEAPAGEEEDEDKDYSGVPPVPVGGPAIYPIHAASGVGYGQSFAGNAHRHVPDNWLAAIKFLVEECGADVNVRDANAYTALHHAASRGDSELVRYLVEQGADVTVVSRKGQTTADMANGPVQRVQPFPETVQLLESMGSKNNHKCVSC; this is encoded by the coding sequence GCACTGGGCTGCGGAGCGCGGGGACGTGTCCCTCGCGGAGGTGCTGCTGTATGCCGGCGCCGACGTGGACGCGGGAACGCGCATCGGACACTACCGGCCGCTGCACCTGGCGGCGCAGTCCGGCGACGCGGACATGCTGCGGATGCTGCTGGCCGCGCGCGCCGACCCGGAGGCGGCCACGTCCAACTCGGGGGCCCGGCCGCTTCACCTCGCGGCCGCTTCGGGGAGCGCTGCCGCCGTCCAGGTGCTCATCGACGCGGGCGCGGGGATCGACGCGCGCGAGAGCGCTTGGGGTCAGACGCCGCTCATCTTCGCAGCGGCCGCGGGTCGTGTGGAGGTCATTCGCGCGCTGCTGAAGGCGGGGGCCGACCCCGGGCTGGCAGCCTGGTCGGTGGACACGGCCGAACAGGAGGCGGCGGACCGGGCGGCGGAGCGGCGTCTGCAGCAGGTGTTGGCCGAGTTCAAGGAGCGCGAGGGGGGAGGTCCCGGATGGCAGCCCACGCCCCGCCAGGTACAGGCCGCCATCGACGTCTACCGCGAGGTGCAGCGGCGCTGGCCCGACGTACCCGATCCCGCGGAAGAGGAGCGCCAGAAGGCCGAGGCGCAGAAGAAGACGGAGTCGGAGGACGCGCAGGAGGAAGGGTCGGCAGCACCCGACAGCGTGGCCGCAGCGGACAGCGTGGCGTCGCCGCCGGGCCAGCGTCCAGAGTCCGACGACGCATCCGCCGAGGACTCGGCCGCGGCCGTCCGTGCGGACTCCGCCAAGGCCGAAGAGCCCAAGCCACTCACGTACGGGCAGCTCGTGCATGGATGGGGTGGGCTCACGCCCCTCCTGCACGCGGTGCGACAGGGCCACACCGACGCGGTGCTCGCCCTGTTGGAGGGCGGAGCCGACATCAACCAACCTTCGGAGGGCGATCACACCTCGCCCCTGCTGATGGCCGCGATCAACGGGCAGTTCGATCTCTCGCTGCTGCTGCTCGGTCGCGGCGCCGACCCCAACCTGGCCAGCACGGCGGGCGCCACACCGCTGTTTGCCGTGCTGGAGCGGACCTGGGCACCTCGGGCCTCCTACGCCCACCCGGTGGAACACCAGCAACAGCGCGTCACGCATCTCGATGTCATGAAGGCGCTGTTGGATGCGGGGGCCGATCCCAACGCTCGCTTGACCACGCATCTGTGGTACATGGAGTACACCTTCTCGGTGCTCGGGGGGAGCGGCATCAACCTTCAGGGCGCCACTCCATTCTGGCGCGCGGCCTACGCCTTGGACGTGGACGCCATGCGCCTGCTCAAGTCCTATGGGGCCGACCCCGACATCCCCACCACCAAGCCGCCTGAGCGCCGGCGCCGCGCCCAGGACGAAGAAGAGAAACCCGCCGAGGAAGGGGAGTCGGCGGATTCCACGATGGCCGGAGGGGTCGCAGTCGACGCGGACGATGCGAGCGCCCGTGCGGACTCAGCGGCCGCCGCGGTCGAGAGCTCCGAGGGGGGCGCGCCGCTCAAGGCCAACGCCGAAGGCGAGAGTGCGCACGAGGAGGAGGCGCCCGCCGGTGAGGAGGAGGACGAGGACAAGGACTACTCTGGTGTGCCGCCCGTTCCCGTGGGCGGCCCGGCCATCTACCCCATCCACGCGGCCTCGGGCGTCGGGTATGGTCAGTCCTTCGCGGGGAACGCGCATCGACATGTGCCGGACAACTGGCTGGCGGCCATCAAGTTCCTGGTGGAGGAGTGCGGCGCCGACGTCAACGTGAGGGACGCCAACGCCTACACCGCGCTCCATCACGCCGCGTCGCGCGGAGACAGCGAGCTGGTCCGCTACCTGGTCGAGCAGGGGGCGGACGTCACGGTGGTGAGTCGGAAAGGCCAGACCACCGCAGACATGGCCAACGGCCCCGTCCAACGTGTGCAACCCTTCCCGGAGACGGTGCAGTTGCTCGAGAGCATGGGCTCGAAGAACAACCACAAGTGCGTCTCCTGCTGA